DNA sequence from the Vanrija pseudolonga chromosome 7, complete sequence genome:
TATGTCCCCGCCTCACCCAttctcgaggaggaggatgaggaggacgaggggtatggcgagtacgacgacgagtatgaggaggaagacgagcaAGCGGCGGCACAGACACAgcatctcgacgacgacggcgacccgGGTGATTCCGACAACAGTGGTTCTGACGCTGAGACCTACTGGGACCTGTCTTTCACACCTACCATCACGTCCTGCGGTATCGTAGCGACAACCGACCACCTGGCCAAGGAAGggggctcgtcggcaaccAAGAGCCGGGCCGCATCCACAcgcccgaccccgccccgACCCCGCGCTTCCATGGCCGTacggctcgtcgacgccaacgagGAACTGCACAAGCGGCTCGAGGGACGCGCCGTAGTCCCGCCGGGCTGGacacgccggcggccgccgcaCAACGCCGCCCTGGTGCGCAAACACGAAAAAGCGGAACATGCGGCGcggcagctcgcggcgcagcggctgGCCGAGAAAGACAGACCATACCACATCGTCTCGGTGGCGCAGGCGCACTGTTGGTGCAACTACAAGCGTCCGGGGCTCGAGTGGTACGACTGCGGGCTGGGACACACCAAGCTGCCTCCGCGCTGCCTCCTCAACCTgtgggtcgacgagcaggGGCCCAATGCGCCGTGGTGGGCCGCGACGATGGCGCGggccacgcgcgccgcccctgccgacgtcgtgcagctcgtcgccgagctaGCAAGCCGCGGCCGGCTCGTCCcggtgtgggtgtggtcgGGAGGCAGCGACAACAGCGACTGCAGCGCGTACTGGGCCATGATGGACGATGTGAGTGGCACCGGGAGCGCCCACGAACGGCTGCCTGCTGACGAACGCCTTCCCAGACCGCCAAGGGGCTGCGCGAGTTGCTGATGGCCGGCAGCTTGCCGTGGCGTgggacgcgcgacgcgcgccgagcactagagcgcgagctgcgcacGGCAACGCTGGCGCGCATCCTCGACTGTGCGccggtcgacggcgagtggcgcgccggcgagggaCGCCTGCCCAAGGGCCCAGAGCTCAAGTACCTCACGACGTTCCACCACCTCTTGACGCCGAACGCCGCCAGCACGTATCTCCCCtgcctgcgcctcgcgctcgtcctcacctccacgccgccgcgccccccgcCGCACGACGACAGGAGGGCATGGCACACCCTCCGCGCTGTCAAGGAGGAGTCACCCCGCACAACGTGGAACGGCATCCGGTATCGCCCCtacgaggccgagtgggcACCCGTCGGCCCAAAGTACTTCGGCAACAGGATGTTCGTCTACGACCTTTACGCGCATCTCGCGGcggacgagagcgaggtgTACCATGTTGCGAAAAGCAGCCCGTGAGCTGCGTCGACTGGCCTGTTGGGCGCAGAGCCTCGAGCCCATGCGCCGGCAACGAGTGGCTGGACTCCTCGTCTCACCTTCGTCGGAGTACCAATATCTCGCCATCATCAAGACCACAAGATGGAGTGAGCATGTGGAAGTTAATCGAGTGGCTCGGTTTAGAGCAAGCGGCGACGCGTTGAGTGATGTAGAGTTAGCAGTGAAGCGTAAGTTGGGCAGCGGTAGCGGTCGCGGCCTGAGCAAGTACTCTTGCAAATTAGCCGCCAGCGATATCGCCTACTCGGCTCCCAGCGCCTTGGACTgccacaccgccgcgccgctgccccgtGCTCCAACCGCCGGCccgtgcggcggcgtcgtcttggCAACGTCCCAGGCAGGGCGTGCTGGCGCGACGCATGTTGGCGCGACGCCATCAGCTGCGTCAGTCCTCGGGCCGTACGTAGCCCAGCCAGGGCGGCGCACGCATTGACGCGCTCCGCGCTTCCCCGGTCAGTCGCGCACCCCCTTGAAACCATATTAAGGCTGCATACAACAGCGGGCGGTACAGAAGGGGTAAGACGGGTCGtgggctgccgctgcggggcGCCGggcaggcgaggcgaggcgagatgcgcgctcgcctcgcctaTGGCCGGCTGGCAATGATGTAGATGGCGTGAATCTGGAGGTTAGCAGTGTTCGTTCTCGCGCAGCCTCCAAGTCGACACGTACGACACCGGGGATCCAGCCGAGGAACCAGAGCTGGGGGGGTAAGCGACTGACAGACCGCCAAAGGATGCCGCGCGACTCACGAGGATGTTGAGCAGGAGGTGGGCGGTGCAGCTGTGAATGTGCGCATCGAGCGTCGTCGGGAGCAGAGGCAAGAGAAGCAGAGCAGGTCATGGGGACAACGGACGGACGGAGCAAGTCGGCATGTCAGCGTCATTCACCGACAAGGACGCAGCGCGATGAGCAGCAAGCTCGGCGGGTcggcgctcgctccgctcgctgctgtcgaCGGCTTGGGCAACTCACCCGACCTTCATGTACCTGTCCGACTGTCAGCTATGCCCGGCGACCCACACACAAACGCGCAACTCACACCGGGATTGGAGGGATGAAGAGGGCGATGATGACCAGGAGGAAGTTGCGGAACGTCGAGTCTGGCgcgtgtcagcggggccGAGCAGACTCGCCGATGCCAGGCTGGGCAGCGCCCGACTCACCGGCCATTGTAGTGGTTGACGTGTGATGGCGCAAGGAGGGTGTAGGGGTGGGATAGCGATCAGTGTAGAGCAGAGGAGTGAGAGGAGTGATGGGCATGTGTCGACACTCCACTCTGGGTATTTATTCCATTCGCCGAGGCccacccgccgacgccgtgacaccaccaccccgtcCTTTGCTCCGCTCGTCGTGTCGTTGTGACGACCGACCCGTCTCCCAAATAATCCTCCTGGCCTCAGTGGCGCCCAGCTCAGCTGCCCAGCCGCGTGCCTCTTGACCTTCAGGGTGTGCTGACTGCCAGTGGTGGTGCACCCACTACGTAATAGCCCGAGTCGGACACACCatcccgccgacgacgtcaacaAGCGCCAAGCAAagtctggctcgtcgtcagTCGCTGCGCTGCAGGCTGTGGCTCGCTAACGAGAAAAAATGAACGACGCGGCGACACCGCAAAtctcggcgcgacgcgcaaTGCAACCAGCAACAGCGGCAAAGGACCGCGCGGTCGCCTCCCGCTCGGGTCCGTccgccggcgctcgctcgctcgctcgtgaaTAGCTAGTCGCACGGCTCCCTGTGGCCCAACCTGGAGGCGGTACACCGACCATCCGCAGCGtc
Encoded proteins:
- the ZK632.10_2 gene encoding UPF0057 membrane protein → MADSTFRNFLLVIIALFIPPIPVYMKVGCTAHLLLNILLWFLGWIPGVIHAIYIIASRP